A single genomic interval of Granulicella tundricola MP5ACTX9 harbors:
- a CDS encoding adenine nucleotide alpha hydrolase family protein gives MAEATALFAKEHRITQTIFGSSALTGLKKYLYFWEIARFRSLAPHVDLHIVTPETP, from the coding sequence GTGGCTGAAGCGACCGCCCTCTTTGCGAAGGAGCATCGCATTACTCAAACCATCTTCGGCAGTTCCGCTCTGACTGGGCTGAAGAAGTACCTCTATTTCTGGGAGATCGCTCGCTTCCGGTCTTTAGCTCCGCATGTCGATCTACACATTGTGACCCCGGAAACGCCCTAG